A section of the Macaca thibetana thibetana isolate TM-01 chromosome 10, ASM2454274v1, whole genome shotgun sequence genome encodes:
- the RIBC2 gene encoding RIB43A-like with coiled-coils protein 2 isoform X2 — MAVALPKDLRQDASLAKRRHAELCRQKRIFNARNRIIGGDTEAWDVQVHDQKIKEATEKARHETFAAEMRQNDKIMCILENRIKRDRKNLCKAISDFQQSFQKPETRREFDLSDPLALKKDLPARQSDNDIRNTISGMQKFMGEDLNFHERKKFQEEQNREWSLQQQREWKNARAEQKCAEALYTETRLQFDEAAKHLQKLEGTTRKAVCASVKDFNKSQAIESVERKKREKKQEQEDNLTEITNLLRGDLLSENPQQAASSFGPHRVVPDRWKGMTQEQLEQIRLVQKQQVQEKLRLQEEKHQRDLDWDRRRIQGARAALLFERQQRRQQRDLRRALDSSNLSLAKEQRLQKKYMNEVYTNQPTGDYFTQFNTGSR, encoded by the exons ATGGCGGTGGCGCTGCCCAAGGACTTGCGGCAGgacgccagcctggccaagaggagGCACGCGGAGCTGTGCAGGCAGAAGCGGATCTTCAACGCCAGAAACAGGATCATTGGG gGAGACACTGAAGCCTGGGATGTTCAAGTTCATGACCAGAAGATAAAAGAAGCTACTGAAAAAGCTAGACACGAAACCTTTG CTGCTGAAATGAGGCAAAATGACAAAATCATGTGTATATTGGAAAACCGGATAAAGAGGGATAGGAAAAATCTCTGTAAGGCTATCAGTGACTTCCAGCAGAGCTTTCAGAAGCCAGAAACTCGCCGTGAATTTGATCTGTCTGACCCCCTAGCCCTTAAGAAAGATCTTCCAGCCCGGCAGTCAGATAATGATATTCGGAATACGATATCAGGAATGCAGAAATTCATGGGAGAGGATTTAAACTTCCACGAGAGGAAGAAATTCCAagaggaacaaaacagagaatggTCTTTGCAGCAGCAAAGGGAATGGAAGAACGCCCGTGCTGAACAAAAATGCGCAG AGGCCCTCTACACAGAGACAAGGCTGCAGTTTGATGAGGCAGCCAAGCACCTACAGAAGCTGGAAGGCACCACCAGAAAGGCGGTTTGTGCATCTGTGAAAGACTTCAACAAGAGCCAG GCCATTGAGTCAGTGGAAAGGAAAAAGCGagagaaaaagcaagaacaaGAGGACAACTTGACTGAGATCACCAACCTGCTGCGTGGGGACCTGCTCTCCGAGAACCCGCAGCAGGCAGCCAGCTCCTTCGGGCCCCACCGTGTGGTCCCCGACCGCTGGAAGGGCATGACGCAGGAGCAGCTGGAGCAGATCCGCCTCGTCCAGAAGCAGCAAGTCCAGGAGAAGCTG aggctccaggaagaaAAGCACCAGCGAGACCTGGACTGGGACCGGCGGAGGATTCAGGGGGCCCGCGCCGCCCTGCTGTTTGAGCGGCAGCAGCGGCGGCAGCAGCGTGACCTGCGCAGAGCTCTGGACAGCAGCAACCTCAGCCTGGCCAAGGAGCAGCGTTTGCA gaaaaaatacatgaatgaagTCTATACAAATCAACCCACGGGAGATTATTTCACACAATTTAATACAGGAAGTCGATAA
- the RIBC2 gene encoding RIB43A-like with coiled-coils protein 2 isoform X1: MAVALPKDLRQDASLAKRRHAELCRQKRIFNARNRIIGGDTEAWDVQVHDQKIKEATEKARHETFAAEMRQNDKIMCILENRIKRDRKNLCKAISDFQQSFQKPETRREFDLSDPLALKKDLPARQSDNDIRNTISGMQKFMGEDLNFHERKKFQEEQNREWSLQQQREWKNARAEQKCAEALYTETRLQFDEAAKHLQKLEGTTRKAVCASVKDFNKSQAIESVERKKREKKQEQEDNLTEITNLLRGDLLSENPQQAASSFGPHRVVPDRWKGMTQEQLEQIRLVQKQQVQEKLVAAPPLFPSPQSCLPGTNVVVAGLVLCPRTCPQGISLLIGRGGEDKSQIVSHPYDVASGVGVPRKRTVDWEDTEAKTQKRVGREPCVCLGKG, translated from the exons ATGGCGGTGGCGCTGCCCAAGGACTTGCGGCAGgacgccagcctggccaagaggagGCACGCGGAGCTGTGCAGGCAGAAGCGGATCTTCAACGCCAGAAACAGGATCATTGGG gGAGACACTGAAGCCTGGGATGTTCAAGTTCATGACCAGAAGATAAAAGAAGCTACTGAAAAAGCTAGACACGAAACCTTTG CTGCTGAAATGAGGCAAAATGACAAAATCATGTGTATATTGGAAAACCGGATAAAGAGGGATAGGAAAAATCTCTGTAAGGCTATCAGTGACTTCCAGCAGAGCTTTCAGAAGCCAGAAACTCGCCGTGAATTTGATCTGTCTGACCCCCTAGCCCTTAAGAAAGATCTTCCAGCCCGGCAGTCAGATAATGATATTCGGAATACGATATCAGGAATGCAGAAATTCATGGGAGAGGATTTAAACTTCCACGAGAGGAAGAAATTCCAagaggaacaaaacagagaatggTCTTTGCAGCAGCAAAGGGAATGGAAGAACGCCCGTGCTGAACAAAAATGCGCAG AGGCCCTCTACACAGAGACAAGGCTGCAGTTTGATGAGGCAGCCAAGCACCTACAGAAGCTGGAAGGCACCACCAGAAAGGCGGTTTGTGCATCTGTGAAAGACTTCAACAAGAGCCAG GCCATTGAGTCAGTGGAAAGGAAAAAGCGagagaaaaagcaagaacaaGAGGACAACTTGACTGAGATCACCAACCTGCTGCGTGGGGACCTGCTCTCCGAGAACCCGCAGCAGGCAGCCAGCTCCTTCGGGCCCCACCGTGTGGTCCCCGACCGCTGGAAGGGCATGACGCAGGAGCAGCTGGAGCAGATCCGCCTCGTCCAGAAGCAGCAAGTCCAGGAGAAGCTGGTGGCTGCCCCGCCCCTTTTCCCGAGCCCGCAGAGCTGCCTTCCAGGCACAAATGTAGTTGTAGCAGGCCTTGTGCTCTGCCCTAGGacctgccctcaaggaatttcCCTTCTAATCGGGAGGGGGGGGGAAGACAAGAGCCAGATAGTCTCACACCCATATGATGTGGCATCAGGAGTAGGCGTGCCAAGAAAGAGAACAGTAGACTGGGAAGACACTGAAGCAAAGACCCAAAAGAGGGTAGGGAGGGAGCCATGTGTCTGCCTGGGAAAAGGGTGA